A window from Chelmon rostratus isolate fCheRos1 chromosome 13, fCheRos1.pri, whole genome shotgun sequence encodes these proteins:
- the traf3ip1 gene encoding TRAF3-interacting protein 1 isoform X2 gives MNGTVIKKTQDTLGKVIKKPPLTEKLLSKPPFRYLHDIFSEVIRTTGFMKGLYGENEMKSDNVKDKDSKIVFLQKAIDVVMLVSGEPLAAKPARIVAGHEPEKTNELLQAMAKCCLNKMSSDDAVKRVLTGEKVDTKTKASTSRSQDKENREGRHLDREEKKKITERSGSRDQKDPNQSKEQESRRRDVEKDHHRDRERPDKHHRSEQDPHAKDRDKDKSRERERDRDRDKGRAKDRDKEKDRERDREREKDKERDKDREKTRDRDSHRDRERDKRRDRDKERERHKEGEEKNKSGESGNSKARVSEEPQQKPSPEEPSKTAKPVPAEPKPAEEPAEAVENQSDSPAKIPRPSSAKGQRRRPKIGGQDESDSDGDGDAQLAQRSAPEENGDTAGSSVPSDMASSRLIPRPSSARPAPPRVKRQESCTDVTPAERLSSAKPSAPVIMDGKRLSEDEEDEDEQFVVEEAVPPPSDAAEMEVERARELDSEDKHGGLVKKILETKKDYELSPSSPKSKEQNVVSEAAQRKEREMVTREIERLRSSIQMVCRSTLPLGKIMDYIQEDMDAMQAELNTWRRENKEHAQALLQEQRATDRAVEPLKVELAELEQLIKDQQDKICAVKSNILKNEEKIQKMNDGKTIFLGDHVGQDQTLR, from the exons ATGAATGGCACAGTGATAAAaaagacccaggacacgctgggTAAAGTGATAAAGAAACCACCTCTCACGGAAAAACTGCTAAGCAAGCCGCCGTTTCGATACCTACACGACATCTTCAGTGAG GTCATAAGGACCACAGGTTTCATGAAAGGCTTGtatggagaaaatgaaatgaagtcagATAATGTTAAG GATAAGGACTCTAAGATAGTCTTCCTACAGAAAGCAATAGATGTCGTGATGCTGGTGAGTGGCGAGCCCCTGGCAGCAAAACCAGCACGCATTGTTGCCGGCCATGAGCCTGAGAAAACcaatgagctgctgcaggccaTGGCCAAGTGCTGCCTCAACAAG ATGTCTAGTGACGATGCAGTGAAGCGAGTTCTTACAGGAGAAAAGGTAGACACGAAGACGAAGGCCAGCACCTCCAGGTCCCAGGACAAGGAAAATAGGGAGGGACGTCATCTGGACAGAGAG gagaagaaaaagattaCAGAGCGCAGCGGCAGCCGGGACCAGAAGGACCCAAACCAGTCCAAAGAGCAGGAGAGCCGACGAAGAGATGTGGAGAAAGACCACCACCGTGACAGGGAGCGCCCTGACAAGCACCACCGCAGCGAACAGGACCCCCACGCCAAAGACCGCGACAAAGACAAGAGCCGCGAGCGGGAGcgagacagggacagagacaaagGACGAGCCAAGGACAGGGACaaggagaaggacagagagcgGGATcgggaaagagaaaaagacaaggagagagacaaagacagagaaaagacgAGAGACAGGGATTCTCACAGAGATCGGGAAAGAGACAAACGAAGAGAcagggacaaagagagagagcgacacaaggagggtgaagagaaaaacaaaagtggaGAGAGTGGCAATAGCAAG GCCAGAGTATCAGAGGAACCACAGCAAAAACCCAGCCCTGAAGAGCCCAGCAAAACAGCCAAACCTGTGCCAGCG GAACCTAAACCAGCTGAAGAG CCTGCAGAAGCAGTTGAGAACCAG TCTGATAGTCCAGCTAAAATACCTCGGCCTTCATCTGCCAAAGGGCAGAGGCGGAGACCCAAAATTGGAGGTCAAG ATGAATCTGACAGTGATGGAG ATGGAGATGCTCAGTTAGCCCAGAGATCTGCCCCTGAGGAAAACGGAGACACTGCAGGCTCCTCAGTGCCATCCGACATGGCCTCCAG CAGGCTAATTCCACGGCCCAGCAGTGCTCGCCCAGCACCTCCTCGAGTCAAGAGACAGGAAAGTTGCACTGATGTGACCCCAGCTGAGAG GTTGTCCAGTGCCAAGCCTTCAGCACCAGTCATCATGGATGGGAAGAGGCTGtctgaagatgaggaggatgaagatgagcagTTTGTCGTGGAGGAGGCGGTCCCTCCACCTTCAGATGCTGCTGAGATGGAGGTG GAGCGTGCCAGAGAACTCGACAGTGAAGACAAACACG gtgGCCTTGTGAAAAAGATCCTTGAGACCAAGAAAGACTATGAATTGTCCCCATCCTCCCCCAAATCTAAAGAACAG AACGTGGTCTCTGAAGCGGCGCAGAGGAAGGAGCGAGAAATGGTGACACGCGAGATCGAGCGGCTCCGCTCATCCATCCAGATGGTGTGCCGCAGCACCCTGCCATTGGGTAAGATCATGGACTACATACAGGAGGACATGGACGCCATGCAGGCTGAACTGAACACCTGGCGGAGGGAGAACAAAGAGCATGCACAGGCCttgctgcaggagcagag AGCGACAGACAGGGCAGTGGAGCCTCTTAAGGTAGAACTAGCTGAGCTGGAGCAGCTGATCAAGGACCAGCAGGACAAGATTTGTGCTGTGAAGTCCAACATACTGAAGAATGAAGAGAAGATCCAGAAGATG aACGATGGTAAGACCATTTTCCTTGGAGATCATGTGGGACAGGACCAAACACTGCGCTAA
- the traf3ip1 gene encoding TRAF3-interacting protein 1 isoform X1, giving the protein MNGTVIKKTQDTLGKVIKKPPLTEKLLSKPPFRYLHDIFSEVIRTTGFMKGLYGENEMKSDNVKDKDSKIVFLQKAIDVVMLVSGEPLAAKPARIVAGHEPEKTNELLQAMAKCCLNKMSSDDAVKRVLTGEKVDTKTKASTSRSQDKENREGRHLDREEKKKITERSGSRDQKDPNQSKEQESRRRDVEKDHHRDRERPDKHHRSEQDPHAKDRDKDKSRERERDRDRDKGRAKDRDKEKDRERDREREKDKERDKDREKTRDRDSHRDRERDKRRDRDKERERHKEGEEKNKSGESGNSKARVSEEPQQKPSPEEPSKTAKPVPAEPKPAEEPAEAVENQSDSPAKIPRPSSAKGQRRRPKIGGQDESDSDGDGDAQLAQRSAPEENGDTAGSSVPSDMASSSRLIPRPSSARPAPPRVKRQESCTDVTPAERLSSAKPSAPVIMDGKRLSEDEEDEDEQFVVEEAVPPPSDAAEMEVERARELDSEDKHGGLVKKILETKKDYELSPSSPKSKEQNVVSEAAQRKEREMVTREIERLRSSIQMVCRSTLPLGKIMDYIQEDMDAMQAELNTWRRENKEHAQALLQEQRATDRAVEPLKVELAELEQLIKDQQDKICAVKSNILKNEEKIQKMNDGKTIFLGDHVGQDQTLR; this is encoded by the exons ATGAATGGCACAGTGATAAAaaagacccaggacacgctgggTAAAGTGATAAAGAAACCACCTCTCACGGAAAAACTGCTAAGCAAGCCGCCGTTTCGATACCTACACGACATCTTCAGTGAG GTCATAAGGACCACAGGTTTCATGAAAGGCTTGtatggagaaaatgaaatgaagtcagATAATGTTAAG GATAAGGACTCTAAGATAGTCTTCCTACAGAAAGCAATAGATGTCGTGATGCTGGTGAGTGGCGAGCCCCTGGCAGCAAAACCAGCACGCATTGTTGCCGGCCATGAGCCTGAGAAAACcaatgagctgctgcaggccaTGGCCAAGTGCTGCCTCAACAAG ATGTCTAGTGACGATGCAGTGAAGCGAGTTCTTACAGGAGAAAAGGTAGACACGAAGACGAAGGCCAGCACCTCCAGGTCCCAGGACAAGGAAAATAGGGAGGGACGTCATCTGGACAGAGAG gagaagaaaaagattaCAGAGCGCAGCGGCAGCCGGGACCAGAAGGACCCAAACCAGTCCAAAGAGCAGGAGAGCCGACGAAGAGATGTGGAGAAAGACCACCACCGTGACAGGGAGCGCCCTGACAAGCACCACCGCAGCGAACAGGACCCCCACGCCAAAGACCGCGACAAAGACAAGAGCCGCGAGCGGGAGcgagacagggacagagacaaagGACGAGCCAAGGACAGGGACaaggagaaggacagagagcgGGATcgggaaagagaaaaagacaaggagagagacaaagacagagaaaagacgAGAGACAGGGATTCTCACAGAGATCGGGAAAGAGACAAACGAAGAGAcagggacaaagagagagagcgacacaaggagggtgaagagaaaaacaaaagtggaGAGAGTGGCAATAGCAAG GCCAGAGTATCAGAGGAACCACAGCAAAAACCCAGCCCTGAAGAGCCCAGCAAAACAGCCAAACCTGTGCCAGCG GAACCTAAACCAGCTGAAGAG CCTGCAGAAGCAGTTGAGAACCAG TCTGATAGTCCAGCTAAAATACCTCGGCCTTCATCTGCCAAAGGGCAGAGGCGGAGACCCAAAATTGGAGGTCAAG ATGAATCTGACAGTGATGGAG ATGGAGATGCTCAGTTAGCCCAGAGATCTGCCCCTGAGGAAAACGGAGACACTGCAGGCTCCTCAGTGCCATCCGACATGGCCTCCAG CAGCAGGCTAATTCCACGGCCCAGCAGTGCTCGCCCAGCACCTCCTCGAGTCAAGAGACAGGAAAGTTGCACTGATGTGACCCCAGCTGAGAG GTTGTCCAGTGCCAAGCCTTCAGCACCAGTCATCATGGATGGGAAGAGGCTGtctgaagatgaggaggatgaagatgagcagTTTGTCGTGGAGGAGGCGGTCCCTCCACCTTCAGATGCTGCTGAGATGGAGGTG GAGCGTGCCAGAGAACTCGACAGTGAAGACAAACACG gtgGCCTTGTGAAAAAGATCCTTGAGACCAAGAAAGACTATGAATTGTCCCCATCCTCCCCCAAATCTAAAGAACAG AACGTGGTCTCTGAAGCGGCGCAGAGGAAGGAGCGAGAAATGGTGACACGCGAGATCGAGCGGCTCCGCTCATCCATCCAGATGGTGTGCCGCAGCACCCTGCCATTGGGTAAGATCATGGACTACATACAGGAGGACATGGACGCCATGCAGGCTGAACTGAACACCTGGCGGAGGGAGAACAAAGAGCATGCACAGGCCttgctgcaggagcagag AGCGACAGACAGGGCAGTGGAGCCTCTTAAGGTAGAACTAGCTGAGCTGGAGCAGCTGATCAAGGACCAGCAGGACAAGATTTGTGCTGTGAAGTCCAACATACTGAAGAATGAAGAGAAGATCCAGAAGATG aACGATGGTAAGACCATTTTCCTTGGAGATCATGTGGGACAGGACCAAACACTGCGCTAA
- the traf3ip1 gene encoding TRAF3-interacting protein 1 isoform X5: protein MNGTVIKKTQDTLGKVIKKPPLTEKLLSKPPFRYLHDIFSEVIRTTGFMKGLYGENEMKSDNVKDKDSKIVFLQKAIDVVMLVSGEPLAAKPARIVAGHEPEKTNELLQAMAKCCLNKMSSDDAVKRVLTGEKVDTKTKASTSRSQDKENREGRHLDREEKKKITERSGSRDQKDPNQSKEQESRRRDVEKDHHRDRERPDKHHRSEQDPHAKDRDKDKSRERERDRDRDKGRAKDRDKEKDRERDREREKDKERDKDREKTRDRDSHRDRERDKRRDRDKERERHKEGEEKNKSGESGNSKARVSEEPQQKPSPEEPSKTAKPVPAPAEAVENQSDSPAKIPRPSSAKGQRRRPKIGGQDESDSDGDGDAQLAQRSAPEENGDTAGSSVPSDMASSSRLIPRPSSARPAPPRVKRQESCTDVTPAERLSSAKPSAPVIMDGKRLSEDEEDEDEQFVVEEAVPPPSDAAEMEVERARELDSEDKHGGLVKKILETKKDYELSPSSPKSKEQNVVSEAAQRKEREMVTREIERLRSSIQMVCRSTLPLGKIMDYIQEDMDAMQAELNTWRRENKEHAQALLQEQRATDRAVEPLKVELAELEQLIKDQQDKICAVKSNILKNEEKIQKMVTGINFSSRT from the exons ATGAATGGCACAGTGATAAAaaagacccaggacacgctgggTAAAGTGATAAAGAAACCACCTCTCACGGAAAAACTGCTAAGCAAGCCGCCGTTTCGATACCTACACGACATCTTCAGTGAG GTCATAAGGACCACAGGTTTCATGAAAGGCTTGtatggagaaaatgaaatgaagtcagATAATGTTAAG GATAAGGACTCTAAGATAGTCTTCCTACAGAAAGCAATAGATGTCGTGATGCTGGTGAGTGGCGAGCCCCTGGCAGCAAAACCAGCACGCATTGTTGCCGGCCATGAGCCTGAGAAAACcaatgagctgctgcaggccaTGGCCAAGTGCTGCCTCAACAAG ATGTCTAGTGACGATGCAGTGAAGCGAGTTCTTACAGGAGAAAAGGTAGACACGAAGACGAAGGCCAGCACCTCCAGGTCCCAGGACAAGGAAAATAGGGAGGGACGTCATCTGGACAGAGAG gagaagaaaaagattaCAGAGCGCAGCGGCAGCCGGGACCAGAAGGACCCAAACCAGTCCAAAGAGCAGGAGAGCCGACGAAGAGATGTGGAGAAAGACCACCACCGTGACAGGGAGCGCCCTGACAAGCACCACCGCAGCGAACAGGACCCCCACGCCAAAGACCGCGACAAAGACAAGAGCCGCGAGCGGGAGcgagacagggacagagacaaagGACGAGCCAAGGACAGGGACaaggagaaggacagagagcgGGATcgggaaagagaaaaagacaaggagagagacaaagacagagaaaagacgAGAGACAGGGATTCTCACAGAGATCGGGAAAGAGACAAACGAAGAGAcagggacaaagagagagagcgacacaaggagggtgaagagaaaaacaaaagtggaGAGAGTGGCAATAGCAAG GCCAGAGTATCAGAGGAACCACAGCAAAAACCCAGCCCTGAAGAGCCCAGCAAAACAGCCAAACCTGTGCCAGCG CCTGCAGAAGCAGTTGAGAACCAG TCTGATAGTCCAGCTAAAATACCTCGGCCTTCATCTGCCAAAGGGCAGAGGCGGAGACCCAAAATTGGAGGTCAAG ATGAATCTGACAGTGATGGAG ATGGAGATGCTCAGTTAGCCCAGAGATCTGCCCCTGAGGAAAACGGAGACACTGCAGGCTCCTCAGTGCCATCCGACATGGCCTCCAG CAGCAGGCTAATTCCACGGCCCAGCAGTGCTCGCCCAGCACCTCCTCGAGTCAAGAGACAGGAAAGTTGCACTGATGTGACCCCAGCTGAGAG GTTGTCCAGTGCCAAGCCTTCAGCACCAGTCATCATGGATGGGAAGAGGCTGtctgaagatgaggaggatgaagatgagcagTTTGTCGTGGAGGAGGCGGTCCCTCCACCTTCAGATGCTGCTGAGATGGAGGTG GAGCGTGCCAGAGAACTCGACAGTGAAGACAAACACG gtgGCCTTGTGAAAAAGATCCTTGAGACCAAGAAAGACTATGAATTGTCCCCATCCTCCCCCAAATCTAAAGAACAG AACGTGGTCTCTGAAGCGGCGCAGAGGAAGGAGCGAGAAATGGTGACACGCGAGATCGAGCGGCTCCGCTCATCCATCCAGATGGTGTGCCGCAGCACCCTGCCATTGGGTAAGATCATGGACTACATACAGGAGGACATGGACGCCATGCAGGCTGAACTGAACACCTGGCGGAGGGAGAACAAAGAGCATGCACAGGCCttgctgcaggagcagag AGCGACAGACAGGGCAGTGGAGCCTCTTAAGGTAGAACTAGCTGAGCTGGAGCAGCTGATCAAGGACCAGCAGGACAAGATTTGTGCTGTGAAGTCCAACATACTGAAGAATGAAGAGAAGATCCAGAAGATGGTGACTGGAATAAACTTCTCCTCCAGAACCTGA
- the traf3ip1 gene encoding TRAF3-interacting protein 1 isoform X3, whose amino-acid sequence MNGTVIKKTQDTLGKVIKKPPLTEKLLSKPPFRYLHDIFSEVIRTTGFMKGLYGENEMKSDNVKDKDSKIVFLQKAIDVVMLVSGEPLAAKPARIVAGHEPEKTNELLQAMAKCCLNKMSSDDAVKRVLTGEKVDTKTKASTSRSQDKENREGRHLDREEKKKITERSGSRDQKDPNQSKEQESRRRDVEKDHHRDRERPDKHHRSEQDPHAKDRDKDKSRERERDRDRDKGRAKDRDKEKDRERDREREKDKERDKDREKTRDRDSHRDRERDKRRDRDKERERHKEGEEKNKSGESGNSKARVSEEPQQKPSPEEPSKTAKPVPAPAEAVENQSDSPAKIPRPSSAKGQRRRPKIGGQDESDSDGDGDAQLAQRSAPEENGDTAGSSVPSDMASSSRLIPRPSSARPAPPRVKRQESCTDVTPAERLSSAKPSAPVIMDGKRLSEDEEDEDEQFVVEEAVPPPSDAAEMEVERARELDSEDKHGGLVKKILETKKDYELSPSSPKSKEQNVVSEAAQRKEREMVTREIERLRSSIQMVCRSTLPLGKIMDYIQEDMDAMQAELNTWRRENKEHAQALLQEQRATDRAVEPLKVELAELEQLIKDQQDKICAVKSNILKNEEKIQKMNDGKTIFLGDHVGQDQTLR is encoded by the exons ATGAATGGCACAGTGATAAAaaagacccaggacacgctgggTAAAGTGATAAAGAAACCACCTCTCACGGAAAAACTGCTAAGCAAGCCGCCGTTTCGATACCTACACGACATCTTCAGTGAG GTCATAAGGACCACAGGTTTCATGAAAGGCTTGtatggagaaaatgaaatgaagtcagATAATGTTAAG GATAAGGACTCTAAGATAGTCTTCCTACAGAAAGCAATAGATGTCGTGATGCTGGTGAGTGGCGAGCCCCTGGCAGCAAAACCAGCACGCATTGTTGCCGGCCATGAGCCTGAGAAAACcaatgagctgctgcaggccaTGGCCAAGTGCTGCCTCAACAAG ATGTCTAGTGACGATGCAGTGAAGCGAGTTCTTACAGGAGAAAAGGTAGACACGAAGACGAAGGCCAGCACCTCCAGGTCCCAGGACAAGGAAAATAGGGAGGGACGTCATCTGGACAGAGAG gagaagaaaaagattaCAGAGCGCAGCGGCAGCCGGGACCAGAAGGACCCAAACCAGTCCAAAGAGCAGGAGAGCCGACGAAGAGATGTGGAGAAAGACCACCACCGTGACAGGGAGCGCCCTGACAAGCACCACCGCAGCGAACAGGACCCCCACGCCAAAGACCGCGACAAAGACAAGAGCCGCGAGCGGGAGcgagacagggacagagacaaagGACGAGCCAAGGACAGGGACaaggagaaggacagagagcgGGATcgggaaagagaaaaagacaaggagagagacaaagacagagaaaagacgAGAGACAGGGATTCTCACAGAGATCGGGAAAGAGACAAACGAAGAGAcagggacaaagagagagagcgacacaaggagggtgaagagaaaaacaaaagtggaGAGAGTGGCAATAGCAAG GCCAGAGTATCAGAGGAACCACAGCAAAAACCCAGCCCTGAAGAGCCCAGCAAAACAGCCAAACCTGTGCCAGCG CCTGCAGAAGCAGTTGAGAACCAG TCTGATAGTCCAGCTAAAATACCTCGGCCTTCATCTGCCAAAGGGCAGAGGCGGAGACCCAAAATTGGAGGTCAAG ATGAATCTGACAGTGATGGAG ATGGAGATGCTCAGTTAGCCCAGAGATCTGCCCCTGAGGAAAACGGAGACACTGCAGGCTCCTCAGTGCCATCCGACATGGCCTCCAG CAGCAGGCTAATTCCACGGCCCAGCAGTGCTCGCCCAGCACCTCCTCGAGTCAAGAGACAGGAAAGTTGCACTGATGTGACCCCAGCTGAGAG GTTGTCCAGTGCCAAGCCTTCAGCACCAGTCATCATGGATGGGAAGAGGCTGtctgaagatgaggaggatgaagatgagcagTTTGTCGTGGAGGAGGCGGTCCCTCCACCTTCAGATGCTGCTGAGATGGAGGTG GAGCGTGCCAGAGAACTCGACAGTGAAGACAAACACG gtgGCCTTGTGAAAAAGATCCTTGAGACCAAGAAAGACTATGAATTGTCCCCATCCTCCCCCAAATCTAAAGAACAG AACGTGGTCTCTGAAGCGGCGCAGAGGAAGGAGCGAGAAATGGTGACACGCGAGATCGAGCGGCTCCGCTCATCCATCCAGATGGTGTGCCGCAGCACCCTGCCATTGGGTAAGATCATGGACTACATACAGGAGGACATGGACGCCATGCAGGCTGAACTGAACACCTGGCGGAGGGAGAACAAAGAGCATGCACAGGCCttgctgcaggagcagag AGCGACAGACAGGGCAGTGGAGCCTCTTAAGGTAGAACTAGCTGAGCTGGAGCAGCTGATCAAGGACCAGCAGGACAAGATTTGTGCTGTGAAGTCCAACATACTGAAGAATGAAGAGAAGATCCAGAAGATG aACGATGGTAAGACCATTTTCCTTGGAGATCATGTGGGACAGGACCAAACACTGCGCTAA
- the traf3ip1 gene encoding TRAF3-interacting protein 1 isoform X4, whose product MNGTVIKKTQDTLGKVIKKPPLTEKLLSKPPFRYLHDIFSEVIRTTGFMKGLYGENEMKSDNVKDKDSKIVFLQKAIDVVMLVSGEPLAAKPARIVAGHEPEKTNELLQAMAKCCLNKMSSDDAVKRVLTGEKVDTKTKASTSRSQDKENREGRHLDREEKKKITERSGSRDQKDPNQSKEQESRRRDVEKDHHRDRERPDKHHRSEQDPHAKDRDKDKSRERERDRDRDKGRAKDRDKEKDRERDREREKDKERDKDREKTRDRDSHRDRERDKRRDRDKERERHKEGEEKNKSGESGNSKARVSEEPQQKPSPEEPSKTAKPVPASDSPAKIPRPSSAKGQRRRPKIGGQDESDSDGDGDAQLAQRSAPEENGDTAGSSVPSDMASSSRLIPRPSSARPAPPRVKRQESCTDVTPAERLSSAKPSAPVIMDGKRLSEDEEDEDEQFVVEEAVPPPSDAAEMEVERARELDSEDKHGGLVKKILETKKDYELSPSSPKSKEQNVVSEAAQRKEREMVTREIERLRSSIQMVCRSTLPLGKIMDYIQEDMDAMQAELNTWRRENKEHAQALLQEQRATDRAVEPLKVELAELEQLIKDQQDKICAVKSNILKNEEKIQKMNDGKTIFLGDHVGQDQTLR is encoded by the exons ATGAATGGCACAGTGATAAAaaagacccaggacacgctgggTAAAGTGATAAAGAAACCACCTCTCACGGAAAAACTGCTAAGCAAGCCGCCGTTTCGATACCTACACGACATCTTCAGTGAG GTCATAAGGACCACAGGTTTCATGAAAGGCTTGtatggagaaaatgaaatgaagtcagATAATGTTAAG GATAAGGACTCTAAGATAGTCTTCCTACAGAAAGCAATAGATGTCGTGATGCTGGTGAGTGGCGAGCCCCTGGCAGCAAAACCAGCACGCATTGTTGCCGGCCATGAGCCTGAGAAAACcaatgagctgctgcaggccaTGGCCAAGTGCTGCCTCAACAAG ATGTCTAGTGACGATGCAGTGAAGCGAGTTCTTACAGGAGAAAAGGTAGACACGAAGACGAAGGCCAGCACCTCCAGGTCCCAGGACAAGGAAAATAGGGAGGGACGTCATCTGGACAGAGAG gagaagaaaaagattaCAGAGCGCAGCGGCAGCCGGGACCAGAAGGACCCAAACCAGTCCAAAGAGCAGGAGAGCCGACGAAGAGATGTGGAGAAAGACCACCACCGTGACAGGGAGCGCCCTGACAAGCACCACCGCAGCGAACAGGACCCCCACGCCAAAGACCGCGACAAAGACAAGAGCCGCGAGCGGGAGcgagacagggacagagacaaagGACGAGCCAAGGACAGGGACaaggagaaggacagagagcgGGATcgggaaagagaaaaagacaaggagagagacaaagacagagaaaagacgAGAGACAGGGATTCTCACAGAGATCGGGAAAGAGACAAACGAAGAGAcagggacaaagagagagagcgacacaaggagggtgaagagaaaaacaaaagtggaGAGAGTGGCAATAGCAAG GCCAGAGTATCAGAGGAACCACAGCAAAAACCCAGCCCTGAAGAGCCCAGCAAAACAGCCAAACCTGTGCCAGCG TCTGATAGTCCAGCTAAAATACCTCGGCCTTCATCTGCCAAAGGGCAGAGGCGGAGACCCAAAATTGGAGGTCAAG ATGAATCTGACAGTGATGGAG ATGGAGATGCTCAGTTAGCCCAGAGATCTGCCCCTGAGGAAAACGGAGACACTGCAGGCTCCTCAGTGCCATCCGACATGGCCTCCAG CAGCAGGCTAATTCCACGGCCCAGCAGTGCTCGCCCAGCACCTCCTCGAGTCAAGAGACAGGAAAGTTGCACTGATGTGACCCCAGCTGAGAG GTTGTCCAGTGCCAAGCCTTCAGCACCAGTCATCATGGATGGGAAGAGGCTGtctgaagatgaggaggatgaagatgagcagTTTGTCGTGGAGGAGGCGGTCCCTCCACCTTCAGATGCTGCTGAGATGGAGGTG GAGCGTGCCAGAGAACTCGACAGTGAAGACAAACACG gtgGCCTTGTGAAAAAGATCCTTGAGACCAAGAAAGACTATGAATTGTCCCCATCCTCCCCCAAATCTAAAGAACAG AACGTGGTCTCTGAAGCGGCGCAGAGGAAGGAGCGAGAAATGGTGACACGCGAGATCGAGCGGCTCCGCTCATCCATCCAGATGGTGTGCCGCAGCACCCTGCCATTGGGTAAGATCATGGACTACATACAGGAGGACATGGACGCCATGCAGGCTGAACTGAACACCTGGCGGAGGGAGAACAAAGAGCATGCACAGGCCttgctgcaggagcagag AGCGACAGACAGGGCAGTGGAGCCTCTTAAGGTAGAACTAGCTGAGCTGGAGCAGCTGATCAAGGACCAGCAGGACAAGATTTGTGCTGTGAAGTCCAACATACTGAAGAATGAAGAGAAGATCCAGAAGATG aACGATGGTAAGACCATTTTCCTTGGAGATCATGTGGGACAGGACCAAACACTGCGCTAA